AGTTTTTCTACCCAACTGGTGTTTCCGGGTAGCGCCTTTTCATAAATACCTAACGGGTGGCTACGCATTATCTTCCCTCACGAGTGGCCAGTTGTTGTAACGCTTTTCGGCTGTGATTCATGGCGCGCTGTGCCTGCCATTTTTGCTTAAAGAATTTAAACGCCAGCGCTGCTATCAGCGTGATACCCCAGACCGCCAGATTGAAATGCAGGCTGAGGCCTAACAGGCTCAGGCCGGTGGCGATCACCTGCAGCACCAGCAAGGCGCAAAAGACGTGGCTGACTTTGCCTGAGCCGCCGAAGGGATCGGTGCCGCCCAGCACAATCGCCAGTACCGTCAGCAGCAGATAAGAATCGCCATAGCCCATACGGGCGGAGTTAAAACGGGCCAGCATAATCAACCCGGCCAGCACACACAGCAGGCTGGAAATCGCATAAATCGCCATTAACACACGGTGGGTGCGAATGCCGCTAAACCAGGTCGCATTGATGTTGCTGCCGCACATATAGATGATTTTCCCGGTACGGGTTTTGCCGAGGAACAACGCCAGACCCAGGGTAGCGACGATAAAAATCACCATCGGCACCGGAATGCCAAAGATCACTTCCGACCCGATACTGCGCACCACCGGTGGCATACCGCTTAGCGCCGCGCCTTTAGTCAGGTAAACGCCGATGCCGCTGATAATGGTCATGCTGCCCAGCGTCACCAGAATCGGGTGCGCGCCAACGCGGGAAATAATGGTCCCGGTGAGCGCGCCGATCGCCATGGCGATCGCCATCGCACCCAGCAGCGCCAGAAACAGCCACCACAGTTGCATACCGGTGGACGCGTCAGCCGGCACATACTGGATCAGCAGCCAGGCCATAAACAGGCTGGTCAAATTCGCGGTACCGATAATCGCCAGATTCAGACCGCCGCTCAGCATCGGGACAAACATCGCGAAGGTCAGTAGCCCCAGTTCCGGTAGCTGAAAGGCGATACTCAGAAAAGTGTTGTCGGTAAAAAAACGCCCTGGCATCGCCAGACTGAACGCCGCCACGGCGAAGAAACAGATCGCCAGCAACCCTGAGCAGGTGCCATCAAGCGGTAAAAATGCCTGCTTTTTCATTTCAAGCCCCCTGTCAGACGAATCCAACGTCCGTTTCTTTACGTTTTTTGTAATGGGTGACGCAGATAGCCGAGACAATCACCACGCCGATGACGATATTCACGAAGTAGCTGGAGACGCCGATCAGGTTAAGACCGTTTTTGAGGATGCCGATCAGAAAGACCCCCATTAGCGTGCCGATCACCGAACCGCGCCCGCCGGACAAACTGGCTCCGCCCAGCACGGCGGCGGCCAATACATCGAGTTCGCCGCCCACCAGCGCGTTAGGCACCACTTCACTCATGCGGTAGGCCTGTAGCATTCCGCCAATGGCGGCGGCGGCGCCAAGATACCCGTAGGCAAACAGATAAATCAGCGATACCCGGATACCGATACGTCGTGCCGACTCGGTACTGCCGCCCACCGCATACAGCTGGCGGCCAATATGGGTTTTGTTCATCAGCATCCAGGTGAAACAGGCCATCGCCAACATCACCACCAGCGGCAGCCCGACCTGGTAGGTTTCTCCTTCAAAACCAAAGCTAAACAGCGATCGCTGGGTGATCCACCAGTCCGGCAGGTCATAGATGCTGTGCCCGTTGGTCAGCCACATCAGCAGGCCGAACAACAGCGACTGCATACTGATGGTGATGATGATGGAAACCACATTGAGGTAATAAATCAGGATCGCGTTGATCAGGCCAAATATCACACCCAGCGCGATAGCAAACCCCAGGCACAGCAACGGGCTGGTCATGGTGCCGCTGAGCAACAGGGACGCCACCACGTACTGAACTACCGACGCCACGGCGGCGAAGGAAATATCAATCCCCCCGGTGACCAGCACCACAAACAAGCCGAGGGCGAATATCCCCGTCACCGCGTAGCTTTCGGTGAGATCGAGCAGGTTCTGGATTGACAGGAACTCATTACTCATCAGCGAAAAAAAAGCCAGCATCAGGACGATGACCCAGCCCAGCCAGCCTTCCACCGACCGTGGAAACCGGAGCGGCAATACATTAGCCATTAATCACCTCCGCCAGCTGCTGCTCGGTATAGTCCGCAGGCAACAGCTCGTTAATAATTTTCCCGCGCTGCATATGGAAAATACGATCGCAGTTGTAATACGCCTCTGACGCTTCATCGGTAATCAGCAGCACGGAAATACCGACGCCGGAAAGGCGGTGGATAAGCTGATAAATACTGTCTTTCGCGCCAATATCGACGCCGACGGTCGGCGCATCGAGGATCAAGACTTTGGGGCGGGTTAAAATCCATTTTGCCAACACCACTTTTTGTTGGTTGCCGCCGGACAGCGTCGAGAGCGGGTTATCGGGATTGGCGACTTTAATATCCAGATCCTGGATCCACTCCTGAACGAGGGTAGCCTGCCGTTTTTCGTCAATAACATGCCACGGCGTTTTTAACCGGTTAAGGATCGAAAGCACCATATTGTCGCTGACCGACTGCGGGAGCACCGCGCCCAGCGTCAGGCGGTCTTCAGAGACATAGGCAATGCCCAGTTTCGCGGCCTGCGTATTGTCTTTGATGATGACTTTTTTCCCTTCCAGATAAATCTCTCCGCTATCCGGATGGGTAATGCCAAAAAGACTTAACGCCAGCTCTGTTCGCCCTGAGCCTAACAATCCGCACAGTCCCAGCACTTCACCCTGGTGAAGCTTCAGTGAAATATCCTCGAACTGCCCTTTCCGACTGAGCTTATTCAGTTCCAGCACCACTTTTCCTTCCACGCTGTTCGGCAGCTTTTTCTGATGGACAATCGTTCTGCCGGTCATCAGTTCGGTAATACGCGACGGGGTTAGTAAATTCGCCGCCCAGGTGCCAATGATTTCGCCATCGCGGATCACGGTAATACGGTCGGAAATCTCTTTCACTTCATCCAGACGATGGCTGACAAACACCACGGTGATATTTTTATCGCGCAGATAATTGACCGTGCGCAGTAGTTGGTTAACTTCAGTACGCGTCAGCGACGCCGTAGGCTCATCCATAATCACCAGCCGGGCATCGGCCACCAGCGCGCGGCAAATCGCCACCTGCTGGCGCTGGGCAATCGGTAAATGCTGAACCTGCGCGTCCGGATCGAGGGAGAAATGTAATTCGTGGATAATTTTTAGCGCCAGCGCTTTAAGACGGGCTTTGCGGTGCCAGCCAAAATAGCCCTTGAGATTTTCTTCAAAGGCGATATTTTCCGCGACCGTGAGGTTCGGGAATAACGACAGATCCTGATAAATAACCTGAATGCCTAACTCACGGGCTTTATCCGGCGAGAGTCTGGACCAGGATTTATCATCAATAATAATTTCGCTACCGGCATCCGGGATATACACACCGCACAGGGTTTTTATCAGCGTGCTTTTACCACAGCCGTTCGCTCCGGCCAGACAGTGGACTTCGCCTTTATTTAACGTGAGATCAATATTCTTTAATGCCCGATGACCGCCAAAACTTTTGCTTAGCGACTTAAACGTCACCAACGGTTCACCGGCATTTCGTTCTGCAATATGCGGCATCATGCTGTTCCTGAAAACGACCAAAGGATTTCCGGGCCGGTTGGCGGCCCGGTGATGCGACCAGAAATTACAAACCTAACTTCACTAAACGCCGGGTATTTTCAACATCAAGCTTT
The sequence above is drawn from the Citrobacter amalonaticus genome and encodes:
- a CDS encoding ABC transporter permease, whose protein sequence is MKKQAFLPLDGTCSGLLAICFFAVAAFSLAMPGRFFTDNTFLSIAFQLPELGLLTFAMFVPMLSGGLNLAIIGTANLTSLFMAWLLIQYVPADASTGMQLWWLFLALLGAMAIAMAIGALTGTIISRVGAHPILVTLGSMTIISGIGVYLTKGAALSGMPPVVRSIGSEVIFGIPVPMVIFIVATLGLALFLGKTRTGKIIYMCGSNINATWFSGIRTHRVLMAIYAISSLLCVLAGLIMLARFNSARMGYGDSYLLLTVLAIVLGGTDPFGGSGKVSHVFCALLVLQVIATGLSLLGLSLHFNLAVWGITLIAALAFKFFKQKWQAQRAMNHSRKALQQLATREGR
- a CDS encoding ABC transporter permease, which encodes MANVLPLRFPRSVEGWLGWVIVLMLAFFSLMSNEFLSIQNLLDLTESYAVTGIFALGLFVVLVTGGIDISFAAVASVVQYVVASLLLSGTMTSPLLCLGFAIALGVIFGLINAILIYYLNVVSIIITISMQSLLFGLLMWLTNGHSIYDLPDWWITQRSLFSFGFEGETYQVGLPLVVMLAMACFTWMLMNKTHIGRQLYAVGGSTESARRIGIRVSLIYLFAYGYLGAAAAIGGMLQAYRMSEVVPNALVGGELDVLAAAVLGGASLSGGRGSVIGTLMGVFLIGILKNGLNLIGVSSYFVNIVIGVVIVSAICVTHYKKRKETDVGFV
- a CDS encoding sugar ABC transporter ATP-binding protein, whose amino-acid sequence is MMPHIAERNAGEPLVTFKSLSKSFGGHRALKNIDLTLNKGEVHCLAGANGCGKSTLIKTLCGVYIPDAGSEIIIDDKSWSRLSPDKARELGIQVIYQDLSLFPNLTVAENIAFEENLKGYFGWHRKARLKALALKIIHELHFSLDPDAQVQHLPIAQRQQVAICRALVADARLVIMDEPTASLTRTEVNQLLRTVNYLRDKNITVVFVSHRLDEVKEISDRITVIRDGEIIGTWAANLLTPSRITELMTGRTIVHQKKLPNSVEGKVVLELNKLSRKGQFEDISLKLHQGEVLGLCGLLGSGRTELALSLFGITHPDSGEIYLEGKKVIIKDNTQAAKLGIAYVSEDRLTLGAVLPQSVSDNMVLSILNRLKTPWHVIDEKRQATLVQEWIQDLDIKVANPDNPLSTLSGGNQQKVVLAKWILTRPKVLILDAPTVGVDIGAKDSIYQLIHRLSGVGISVLLITDEASEAYYNCDRIFHMQRGKIINELLPADYTEQQLAEVING